A stretch of the Streptomyces sp. WMMB303 genome encodes the following:
- the dnaG gene encoding DNA primase: MAGRINDEDVKAVRDAVPIDSVVSEYLQLRNAGGGNLKGLCPFHDEKSPSFHVSPSKGFYHCFGCQEGGDTLDFVMKVDHLSFSESVERLAARAGITLRYEEGGYGRASQQGERTRLVEAHRIAARFYAEQLDGPEAEVGRRFLADRGFDQEAARHFGIGYSPAGWDHLVRCLRGQGFTDKELTLSGLAQEARNGRPIDRFRGRLMWPIRDITGDVVGFGARKLREDDQGPKYLNTPETPLYRKSQVLYGIDLAKREIAKANRAVVVEGYTDVMACHLAGVTTAIATCGTAFGGEHVKILRRVLMDNAQSEVVFTFDGDAAGQKAALRAFEDDQKFAARTWIALTPGGMDPCDLRLAHGDEAVAKVIEDRAPLFDFAIRSIVDRHNVDTAEGRSAALEECAPVVTQIKDPSIRRGYAVRLAGLLGIVDEEFVVRRVAQLSRWARERGQAPARTAGRAARAQESPAVQAPFVPSGPDLNLRSPAHRVERELLKLALQRPELVSPAFDAYGADEFTAPPYAVVRQAVEAGGGAEAGVGDTGYLGRVRDAAPDDAVRSLVTELAVEPLRSARNREADEAYAGEQLVAVRRAAVNARIAELEGAARRLEARQEYEQSAGVRQQIWTLQQYGIALRERGAAAL, translated from the coding sequence GTGGCTGGAAGGATCAACGACGAGGACGTGAAGGCGGTCCGGGACGCGGTCCCGATCGACTCCGTGGTGTCCGAGTACCTCCAGCTCCGCAACGCGGGCGGGGGCAACCTCAAGGGGCTGTGCCCGTTCCATGACGAGAAGTCCCCTTCGTTCCACGTCAGCCCGAGCAAGGGGTTCTACCACTGCTTCGGCTGCCAGGAGGGCGGGGACACCCTCGACTTCGTGATGAAGGTCGACCACCTGTCCTTCTCCGAGTCCGTCGAGCGGCTCGCCGCCCGCGCCGGGATCACCCTGCGCTACGAGGAGGGCGGCTACGGCCGTGCCTCGCAGCAGGGTGAGCGCACCCGACTGGTGGAGGCGCACCGGATCGCGGCCCGCTTCTACGCCGAGCAGCTCGACGGCCCCGAGGCGGAGGTCGGCCGCCGCTTCCTCGCCGACCGGGGGTTCGACCAGGAGGCTGCCCGGCACTTCGGCATCGGCTACTCCCCGGCCGGCTGGGATCATCTGGTGCGCTGTCTGCGCGGGCAGGGCTTCACCGACAAGGAGCTCACGCTCTCCGGCCTCGCCCAGGAGGCGCGCAACGGCCGGCCGATCGACCGCTTCCGCGGCCGCCTGATGTGGCCGATCCGCGACATCACCGGCGACGTCGTCGGCTTCGGCGCCCGCAAGCTGCGCGAGGACGACCAGGGGCCGAAATACCTCAACACGCCGGAGACGCCCCTCTACCGCAAGTCCCAGGTGCTCTACGGCATCGACCTGGCCAAGCGGGAGATCGCCAAGGCCAACCGCGCCGTCGTCGTGGAGGGCTACACGGACGTGATGGCCTGCCACCTGGCAGGAGTGACCACGGCCATCGCCACCTGCGGCACCGCCTTCGGTGGGGAGCACGTGAAGATCCTGCGCCGGGTACTGATGGACAACGCGCAGTCGGAGGTCGTCTTCACCTTCGACGGCGACGCGGCCGGGCAGAAGGCCGCGCTCCGCGCCTTCGAGGACGATCAGAAGTTCGCGGCCCGCACCTGGATCGCGCTGACGCCCGGCGGTATGGACCCCTGCGACCTGCGGCTCGCGCACGGCGACGAGGCCGTGGCCAAGGTGATCGAGGACCGCGCCCCGCTCTTCGACTTCGCCATCCGTTCCATCGTGGACCGGCACAACGTCGACACCGCCGAGGGGCGGTCCGCCGCGCTGGAGGAGTGCGCGCCGGTCGTCACCCAGATCAAGGACCCCTCCATCCGGCGCGGCTACGCGGTACGGCTGGCGGGGCTGCTCGGCATCGTGGACGAGGAGTTCGTCGTCCGCCGCGTCGCCCAGCTCTCCCGGTGGGCGCGCGAGCGCGGCCAGGCGCCGGCGCGCACCGCGGGGCGCGCCGCCCGCGCCCAGGAGAGCCCGGCCGTGCAGGCGCCCTTCGTGCCCAGCGGTCCGGATCTGAACCTGCGCAGTCCCGCCCACCGCGTCGAGCGCGAGCTGCTCAAGCTGGCGCTCCAGCGGCCGGAGCTGGTCTCGCCCGCCTTCGACGCCTACGGGGCGGACGAGTTCACCGCGCCGCCCTACGCCGTGGTGCGGCAGGCGGTGGAGGCCGGGGGCGGCGCCGAGGCCGGCGTCGGGGACACCGGCTACCTGGGGCGGGTGCGGGACGCGGCACCGGACGACGCGGTGCGCTCCCTGGTCACCGAGCTGGCCGTCGAGCCGCTGCGCAGCGCCCGCAACCGGGAGGCCGACGAGGCGTACGCGGGCGAGCAGCTGGTCGCGGTGCGCCGCGCCGCCGTCAACGCCCGCATCGCCGAACTGGAGGGTGCGGCGCGGCGCCTGGAGGCGCGCCAGGAGTACGAGCAGTCGGCCGGCGTGCGGCAGCAGATCTGGACGCTCCAGCAGTACGGCATCGCCCTGCGCGAGCGGGGTGCCGCGGCGCTCTGA
- a CDS encoding VOC family protein codes for MTPRFDLIGIVTSDMAASLAFYRRLGLGIPADADAQPHVEHVGPGGVRLAWDTEEVVRSFDPGWTAPSGGGRIGLAFRCDSPAEVDRMYGELTGAGYAGEHAPWDAVWGQRYAVVLDPDGNGVDLFAPND; via the coding sequence ATGACACCGCGCTTCGACCTCATCGGCATCGTCACCTCCGACATGGCCGCCTCGCTCGCCTTCTACCGACGGCTGGGGCTCGGCATCCCCGCCGACGCGGACGCTCAGCCGCACGTGGAGCACGTCGGGCCGGGCGGCGTGCGGCTCGCCTGGGACACCGAAGAGGTCGTCCGTTCCTTCGACCCGGGATGGACGGCGCCGTCGGGCGGCGGCCGGATCGGGCTCGCGTTCCGGTGCGACTCGCCCGCCGAGGTCGACCGGATGTACGGCGAGCTGACCGGCGCGGGCTACGCGGGCGAGCACGCCCCGTGGGACGCCGTCTGGGGGCAGCGCTATGCCGTCGTCCTGGACCCGGACGGCAACGGCGTCGACCTGTTCGCGCCGAACGACTGA
- a CDS encoding deoxyguanosinetriphosphate triphosphohydrolase, which yields MEPSFAAAGGAPAALRYGPADLERWVPEPDKRPGRTAFQRDRARVLHSAALRRLAGKTQLVAPGSASPAWDATPRTRLTHSLECAQVGRELGAALGCDPDLVETACLAHDLGHPPFGHNGEAVLDEIAAPAGGFEGNAQSLRLLTRLEPKRFSAQLDGQGYVGLNATRAALDAATKYPWRRCRHPDDPASPKFGVYEDDLPVFGWLREGAPEGRTCFEAQVMDWSDDVAYSVHDLEDGIRAGHLDPRILRSGPERGDVFEVAAERYAPGAGEGELAAALDRLLEQDWWPHTYDGTAHAQARLKDATSQLIGRFCLAAEAATRAAHGSGPLTRYAAELIVPQSSRLECAVLKAVADRYVMQRPDLERLRREQRVVLRELAEALLARAPEGLDPQYADLYAEAALAGDPDTARLRVVVDQISTLTDAAARALHRALAMRRGQHG from the coding sequence ATGGAACCCTCCTTCGCGGCAGCGGGCGGCGCCCCCGCGGCGCTGCGCTACGGTCCCGCCGACCTCGAGCGCTGGGTGCCGGAGCCGGACAAGCGGCCGGGGCGCACCGCCTTCCAGCGCGACCGCGCCCGGGTTCTGCACTCCGCGGCGCTGCGCAGGCTGGCGGGCAAGACGCAGCTGGTCGCGCCGGGCAGCGCCAGCCCCGCCTGGGACGCGACGCCGCGCACCCGGCTGACGCACTCCCTGGAGTGCGCCCAGGTGGGCCGGGAGCTGGGTGCCGCGCTGGGCTGCGACCCCGACCTGGTCGAGACGGCCTGCCTCGCCCACGACCTGGGGCACCCGCCGTTCGGGCACAACGGCGAGGCCGTGCTGGACGAGATCGCCGCACCGGCGGGCGGCTTCGAGGGGAACGCGCAGTCGCTGCGGCTGCTCACCCGGCTGGAGCCCAAGCGGTTCTCCGCGCAGCTGGACGGCCAGGGCTACGTCGGGCTCAACGCGACGCGGGCCGCGCTGGACGCCGCGACCAAGTACCCGTGGCGGCGCTGCCGCCATCCGGACGACCCCGCCTCGCCCAAGTTCGGCGTCTACGAGGACGACCTGCCGGTCTTCGGCTGGCTGCGCGAGGGCGCGCCGGAGGGCCGCACCTGCTTCGAGGCGCAGGTCATGGACTGGTCGGACGACGTGGCCTACTCGGTGCACGATCTGGAGGACGGGATCAGGGCCGGCCACCTGGATCCGCGCATCCTGCGGTCCGGACCCGAGCGCGGCGACGTGTTCGAGGTGGCCGCCGAGCGCTATGCGCCGGGAGCCGGGGAGGGCGAGCTGGCCGCCGCACTCGACCGGCTCCTGGAGCAGGACTGGTGGCCGCACACCTACGACGGCACCGCCCACGCCCAGGCCCGCCTCAAGGACGCCACCAGCCAGCTCATCGGCCGTTTCTGTCTGGCCGCCGAGGCCGCGACGCGGGCCGCGCACGGCTCGGGTCCGCTGACCCGGTACGCGGCCGAACTGATCGTTCCGCAGTCCTCGCGGCTGGAGTGCGCCGTGCTCAAGGCGGTCGCCGACCGCTATGTGATGCAGCGGCCCGACCTGGAGCGGCTGCGGCGCGAGCAGCGGGTGGTCCTCCGCGAACTGGCCGAGGCACTGCTGGCCAGGGCGCCGGAGGGGCTGGATCCGCAGTACGCGGACCTGTACGCGGAGGCCGCGCTCGCCGGGGACCCGGACACGGCGCGGCTGCGCGTGGTCGTCGACCAGATCTCCACGCTCACCGACGCCGCCGCCCGCGCCCTGCACCGCGCCCTGGCGATGCGCCGCGGGCAGCACGGATGA
- a CDS encoding pyruvate dehydrogenase produces MAKQTVAEQFVDTLVRCGVERLYGVVGDSLNPVVDAIRRTPAIDWIQVRHEETAAFAAGAEAQLTGKLAACAGSCGPGNLHLINGLYDAHRSMAPVLALASHIPSSEIGTSFFQETHPDRLFAECSHYSELISSEQQMPRVLQTAIQHAVGQQGVSVVALPGDLASEAAPDSPEEHALVTSRPSVRPGDAEIDALVHMIDDAEKITLFCGAGTAGAHAEVMEFAERLKTPVGHALRGKEWIQYDNPYDVGMSGLLGYGAAYEATHECDLLILLGTDFPYNAFLPKNCRIVQVDVRPEHLGRRTGLDLAVWGDVRETLRCLTPRVRARTDRRFLDRMLRKHAETLEGVVKAYTRKVEKHTPIHPEYAASVLDEEAADDAVFTVDTGMCNVWAARYLTPNGRRRVIGSFSHGSMANALPQAIGAQFLDRSRQVVSLSGDGGFTMLMGDFLTLVQYDLPVKIVLFNNSSLGMVELEMMVDGMPAYGTHNRNPDFAALAEAAGAHAVRVEKPKQLRGALRDVLAHDGPALLDIVTDPHALSLPPKITREQVSGFALSAGRTVLDGGVGRMVQMARSNLRNIPRP; encoded by the coding sequence ATGGCGAAGCAGACGGTGGCCGAGCAGTTCGTCGACACGCTGGTGCGCTGCGGGGTGGAGCGCCTCTACGGCGTGGTGGGGGACAGCCTCAACCCGGTGGTCGACGCCATCCGGCGGACCCCCGCCATCGACTGGATCCAGGTCCGCCACGAGGAGACCGCCGCCTTCGCGGCCGGTGCCGAGGCGCAGCTCACCGGGAAGCTCGCCGCGTGCGCCGGCTCCTGCGGCCCCGGCAATCTGCACCTGATCAACGGGCTCTATGACGCGCACCGCTCGATGGCGCCCGTCCTCGCGCTGGCCTCGCACATCCCCAGCAGCGAGATCGGCACCAGCTTCTTCCAGGAGACCCACCCCGATCGGCTCTTCGCCGAGTGCAGCCACTACAGCGAGCTGATCTCCAGCGAGCAGCAGATGCCGCGGGTGCTCCAGACGGCCATCCAGCATGCCGTCGGGCAGCAGGGGGTCAGCGTCGTCGCGCTCCCCGGCGATCTGGCGTCCGAGGCGGCGCCGGACAGCCCGGAGGAGCATGCGCTGGTCACCTCACGCCCCAGCGTGCGCCCCGGGGACGCGGAGATCGATGCGCTGGTGCACATGATCGACGACGCGGAGAAGATCACGCTGTTCTGCGGCGCCGGAACCGCGGGCGCGCACGCCGAGGTCATGGAGTTCGCCGAGCGGCTCAAGACCCCGGTGGGGCACGCGCTGCGCGGCAAGGAGTGGATCCAGTACGACAACCCCTATGACGTGGGCATGAGCGGACTGCTGGGCTACGGCGCCGCCTACGAGGCCACTCACGAATGCGATCTGCTGATCCTGCTGGGGACCGACTTCCCGTACAACGCGTTCCTGCCCAAGAACTGCCGGATCGTCCAGGTCGATGTGCGCCCCGAGCACCTCGGCCGGCGCACCGGCCTCGACCTCGCGGTGTGGGGCGACGTACGCGAGACGCTCCGCTGCCTCACGCCCCGGGTGCGGGCCAGGACCGACCGCCGGTTCCTGGACCGGATGCTGCGCAAGCACGCCGAGACGCTGGAGGGCGTCGTCAAGGCGTACACCCGCAAGGTGGAGAAGCACACTCCCATCCACCCCGAGTACGCGGCCTCGGTGCTGGACGAGGAGGCGGCCGACGACGCCGTCTTCACCGTGGACACCGGGATGTGCAACGTATGGGCGGCGCGCTACCTCACGCCGAACGGGCGGCGCCGGGTGATCGGTTCCTTCAGCCACGGCTCGATGGCCAACGCACTGCCCCAGGCCATCGGCGCGCAGTTCCTCGACCGGAGCCGGCAGGTGGTCTCGCTGTCCGGGGACGGCGGCTTCACCATGCTGATGGGGGACTTCCTCACGCTGGTCCAGTACGACCTGCCCGTCAAGATCGTGCTGTTCAACAACTCCTCGCTGGGCATGGTCGAGCTGGAGATGATGGTCGACGGGATGCCCGCCTACGGCACCCACAACCGCAACCCGGACTTCGCGGCCCTCGCCGAGGCCGCCGGCGCGCACGCCGTACGGGTCGAGAAGCCCAAGCAGCTGCGCGGCGCCCTGCGGGACGTGCTCGCGCACGACGGGCCCGCGCTGCTCGACATCGTGACCGACCCGCACGCCCTCTCCCTGCCGCCGAAGATCACCCGCGAGCAGGTGAGCGGCTTCGCGCTCTCCGCGGGCAGGACCGTGCTGGACGGCGGTGTGGGGCGGATGGTCCAGATGGCGCGGTCGAATCTGCGCAACATCCCGCGGCCCTGA
- a CDS encoding AraC family transcriptional regulator: MTTVAAHGAEHGGRSGRAAGAWRTGGADGLTEALTDVLGGARARGGLFHRAVLAPPWGVRVQDGAPLALASMLRGTGYVRHSEAPEPVRLAPGDVAVLRGPAPYVLADDPGTEPGLLIQPGDCCTTVDGTDMCEELALGVRTWGRSPDDPTVLLSGNYQLHGDLSARLLDALPPVLVLPGAEWDTDLMRLVAAEVVKDAPGQQMVLDRLLDLLLVAVLRAWFARPEADAPAWYRAQSDPVVGVALRLLHEQPGHAWTVAALAAGAGVSRASLARRFSELVGEPPMSYLAQWRIDLAARLLRERGATLGAVARRVGYGDGFALSAAFKRLRGVSPTAYLAGEATG, from the coding sequence GTGACAACTGTCGCGGCGCACGGCGCCGAACACGGGGGACGGTCCGGCCGGGCCGCGGGGGCGTGGCGGACGGGGGGCGCCGACGGGCTGACCGAGGCGCTGACGGACGTGCTCGGCGGCGCCCGGGCCCGCGGCGGACTGTTCCACCGGGCGGTGCTCGCACCGCCGTGGGGCGTGCGGGTGCAGGACGGCGCGCCGCTGGCGCTGGCGTCCATGCTGCGCGGCACCGGCTATGTCCGGCACTCCGAGGCGCCGGAGCCGGTGCGGCTGGCGCCCGGCGATGTGGCGGTGCTGCGCGGACCGGCCCCCTATGTGCTCGCCGACGATCCGGGGACCGAACCGGGGCTGCTGATCCAGCCGGGTGACTGCTGCACCACTGTGGACGGGACGGACATGTGCGAGGAGCTCGCGCTGGGGGTGCGGACCTGGGGCCGCAGTCCGGACGATCCCACCGTCCTGCTGAGCGGCAACTACCAGCTCCACGGCGACCTCAGCGCCCGGCTGCTGGACGCGCTGCCGCCGGTGCTGGTGCTTCCCGGAGCGGAGTGGGACACGGACCTGATGCGGCTGGTCGCCGCGGAGGTCGTCAAGGACGCGCCGGGGCAGCAGATGGTCCTCGACCGGCTGCTGGACCTGCTGCTGGTCGCCGTGCTGCGCGCCTGGTTCGCACGGCCCGAGGCGGACGCGCCCGCCTGGTACCGCGCCCAGAGCGACCCGGTGGTGGGGGTGGCGCTGCGGCTGCTGCACGAGCAGCCCGGACACGCCTGGACCGTGGCGGCACTCGCGGCCGGAGCCGGGGTGTCCCGCGCGAGCCTCGCCCGCCGCTTCTCCGAACTGGTCGGCGAGCCGCCCATGTCCTACCTGGCGCAGTGGCGCATCGATCTGGCGGCCCGGCTGCTGCGGGAGCGGGGCGCGACGCTGGGCGCCGTCGCCCGCCGGGTGGGATACGGGGACGGCTTCGCGCTGAGCGCGGCCTTCAAGCGGCTGCGCGGTGTCAGCCCCACGGCGTACCTGGCGGGAGAGGCCACGGGCTGA
- a CDS encoding helix-turn-helix transcriptional regulator, whose amino-acid sequence MYEERTSRLRGAVCWTRAAVPPGTTGRVLPDGCMDLLLWNGELVVAGPDTRAHPATERAGLPAYGLRLPPGTGPRVFGPPAWELRDRRTPLADLWPAGRVRELTERVAGAGDPSAALEEVAAERLAAPGRTAADRRAAAQVEAVVAALRQGAGVARTARGVGLSERQLHRRCSAAFGYGPKTLARVLRMQRALHLARSGAPFAGAAQRAGYADQAHLSREVRALAGVPLTALVPAAGRRSGQSFGANRSTPLPSGSRTTA is encoded by the coding sequence ATGTACGAGGAGCGGACGTCCCGGCTGCGGGGCGCGGTGTGCTGGACTCGTGCCGCCGTGCCCCCGGGCACCACCGGGCGGGTGCTGCCGGACGGCTGCATGGACCTGCTGCTGTGGAACGGCGAACTGGTCGTCGCGGGCCCGGACACCCGCGCGCATCCGGCGACCGAGCGTGCGGGACTCCCCGCGTACGGCCTGCGGCTGCCGCCCGGCACCGGCCCGCGGGTCTTCGGCCCGCCCGCCTGGGAGCTGCGGGACCGGCGGACGCCGCTGGCCGATCTGTGGCCCGCCGGCCGGGTGCGGGAGCTGACCGAGCGGGTCGCCGGTGCCGGGGACCCCTCGGCGGCGCTGGAGGAGGTCGCGGCGGAGCGGCTGGCGGCGCCCGGGCGCACAGCCGCCGACCGGCGCGCCGCCGCGCAGGTGGAAGCCGTCGTCGCGGCGCTGCGCCAGGGGGCAGGGGTGGCGCGCACGGCCCGCGGCGTGGGCCTGAGCGAACGCCAGCTCCACCGCCGGTGCAGTGCCGCGTTCGGGTACGGGCCCAAGACCCTGGCCCGGGTGCTGCGGATGCAGCGGGCGCTGCACCTGGCCCGGTCGGGCGCCCCCTTCGCCGGGGCGGCGCAGCGGGCCGGGTACGCCGATCAGGCGCACCTCTCCCGTGAGGTCCGTGCCCTGGCGGGCGTTCCGCTGACCGCGCTGGTGCCCGCAGCCGGCCGCCGGTCCGGTCAGTCGTTCGGCGCGAACAGGTCGACGCCGTTGCCGTCCGGGTCCAGGACGACGGCATAG
- the cutA gene encoding divalent-cation tolerance protein CutA produces the protein MAEILTVLTTTASQEQAQTLAAAAITRRVAACAQLNGPVTAVYRWEGAVQTDSEWQVLFKTCADRYGALEDYLREAHPYEVPEIIATAVVRGSADYLRWVEEETRPSPQP, from the coding sequence ATGGCCGAGATCCTCACCGTACTGACGACGACCGCCTCGCAGGAGCAGGCCCAGACGCTCGCCGCCGCAGCGATCACCCGGCGGGTGGCGGCGTGTGCCCAGCTCAACGGACCCGTCACCGCTGTCTACCGGTGGGAGGGCGCGGTGCAGACGGACTCCGAGTGGCAGGTGCTGTTCAAGACCTGTGCCGACCGCTACGGCGCGCTCGAGGACTACCTCCGCGAGGCCCATCCGTACGAGGTGCCGGAGATCATCGCCACGGCCGTGGTGCGGGGCAGCGCGGACTATCTGCGGTGGGTGGAGGAGGAGACGCGGCCCTCCCCGCAGCCGTGA
- a CDS encoding FAD-dependent oxidoreductase, with protein MVDAHRTFVIVGGGLAGAKAAETLRAEGFTGRVILIGDERDHPYERPPLSKGYLAGSDERDSVFVHEPAWYAGADIELHLGQPAVQLDRAGRAVRLGDGTRIHYDKLLLATGAEPRRLDIPGTDLAGVHHLRRLAHAERLRGVLSALGQENGHLVIAGAGWIGLEVAAAARTYGAEVTVIEPEATPLHGVLGPELGALFADLHREHGVRFHFGARLTEITGTDGMVQSVRTDDGDEHPAHDVLAAIGAAPRTALAESAGLELAPGPGGGIAVDASLRTSDPDIYATGDAAAVAHPLLGDRLRVEHWANALNGGPAAARAMLGAQVSYDRVPYFFSDQYDLGMEYSGYAPPGSYDQVVCRGDLAKREFIAFWLRDNRVLAGLNANVWDVTGAVQDLIRSGAAVDPDALADPGVPLESLGAADPA; from the coding sequence GTGGTCGACGCACACCGTACGTTCGTCATCGTCGGCGGAGGGCTGGCGGGGGCGAAAGCCGCCGAGACCCTGCGCGCGGAAGGGTTCACCGGCCGCGTCATCCTGATCGGCGACGAGCGCGACCATCCCTACGAGCGCCCTCCGCTCTCCAAGGGCTACCTCGCCGGTTCGGACGAACGGGACAGCGTCTTCGTGCACGAGCCGGCCTGGTACGCGGGCGCCGACATCGAGCTCCACCTGGGGCAGCCCGCGGTGCAGCTCGACCGGGCGGGCAGGGCGGTCCGGCTGGGCGACGGCACGCGCATCCACTACGACAAGCTGCTGCTGGCCACCGGTGCCGAGCCGCGCCGGCTGGACATCCCCGGGACCGACCTGGCCGGTGTGCACCACCTGCGCCGGCTGGCGCACGCCGAGCGGCTGCGCGGGGTGCTGAGCGCGCTGGGCCAGGAGAACGGCCATCTGGTCATCGCCGGGGCGGGCTGGATCGGTCTGGAGGTGGCCGCGGCGGCGCGGACCTACGGCGCGGAGGTCACCGTCATCGAGCCGGAGGCCACACCGCTGCACGGCGTCCTCGGCCCCGAGCTGGGCGCGCTCTTCGCGGACCTGCACCGCGAGCACGGCGTCCGCTTCCACTTCGGCGCCCGGCTGACCGAGATCACCGGCACCGACGGCATGGTGCAGAGCGTGCGCACCGACGACGGCGACGAGCACCCCGCGCACGACGTGCTGGCCGCCATCGGCGCCGCGCCGCGCACCGCGCTGGCCGAGAGCGCGGGTCTGGAGCTGGCTCCCGGCCCGGGCGGCGGGATCGCCGTGGACGCCTCGCTGCGTACCAGCGATCCGGACATCTACGCCACCGGTGACGCCGCCGCCGTCGCGCATCCGCTGCTGGGCGACCGGCTGCGGGTGGAGCACTGGGCCAACGCCCTCAACGGCGGTCCCGCGGCGGCCCGGGCGATGCTCGGCGCGCAGGTGTCCTACGACCGGGTGCCGTACTTCTTCTCGGACCAGTACGACCTGGGCATGGAGTACTCCGGGTACGCGCCGCCCGGCTCCTACGACCAGGTGGTGTGCCGGGGGGACCTGGCCAAGCGCGAGTTCATCGCCTTCTGGCTGCGGGACAACCGGGTGCTGGCCGGACTGAACGCCAATGTCTGGGATGTGACCGGGGCCGTGCAGGATCTGATCAGGTCCGGCGCCGCGGTGGATCCCGACGCGCTGGCCGACCCGGGTGTGCCACTGGAGTCGCTGGGCGCCGCCGATCCGGCCTGA
- a CDS encoding sigma-70 family RNA polymerase sigma factor, whose protein sequence is MPESSERGGAGRNGPKSPAEPHVPYETERGPAAAVPVPHAAPEPAAITLEVAPVQTRTRNAAPHAASTAPLDAHSAPSAPPAHPGRVPVAESPLTAAPAAALLGPPAQVPLAEPGSSGSAPGVPEPGGTVPEQRGASRTEEGAEPTVPQQEAPATGTSADLFRQYLREIGRIPLLTAAEEVELARSVEAGLFAEEKLADSPTLDGELALDLDRLVVRGRLAKRRLIEANLRLVVSVAKRYVGRGLTMLDLVQEGNLGLIRAVEKFDYARGYKFSTYATWWIRQAMSRALADQARTIRVPVHVVELINRVVRVQRRMLQERGYEPAAEEVAAQLDLTEERVTEVLRLAQEPVSLHAPVGEEEDVNLGDLIEDGDALSPVESAAFLLLREHLEAVLSTLGERERKVVQLRYGLIDGRPRTLEEIGRLFGVTRERIRQIESKTLTKLRDHAFADQLRGYLD, encoded by the coding sequence GTGCCTGAGTCCTCGGAGCGGGGCGGTGCTGGCCGGAACGGGCCAAAGTCCCCCGCGGAACCGCACGTTCCGTACGAGACGGAGCGCGGCCCGGCCGCGGCCGTTCCCGTCCCGCACGCCGCCCCCGAACCGGCAGCGATCACACTGGAGGTCGCCCCCGTGCAGACCCGGACCCGGAATGCGGCGCCCCATGCCGCCTCGACCGCCCCGCTGGACGCGCACTCCGCGCCGTCGGCGCCCCCGGCGCATCCGGGGCGGGTGCCCGTTGCCGAATCGCCCCTGACGGCTGCCCCGGCTGCGGCCCTCCTCGGCCCGCCGGCCCAGGTGCCACTCGCCGAACCCGGCTCCTCGGGCAGCGCGCCCGGCGTTCCGGAGCCCGGTGGGACCGTGCCGGAGCAGCGTGGGGCGTCCCGGACCGAGGAGGGCGCCGAGCCGACGGTGCCGCAGCAGGAGGCGCCCGCGACCGGCACCTCTGCGGACCTCTTCCGCCAGTATCTGCGCGAGATCGGGCGCATCCCCCTGCTGACCGCCGCCGAGGAGGTGGAGTTGGCCCGGAGCGTGGAGGCGGGGCTCTTCGCCGAGGAGAAACTCGCCGACTCGCCCACACTCGACGGAGAGCTCGCGCTCGACCTCGACCGCCTGGTGGTGCGCGGCAGACTGGCCAAGCGCCGCCTCATCGAGGCGAACCTGCGGCTGGTGGTGTCCGTCGCCAAGCGCTACGTGGGCCGTGGCCTGACCATGCTCGACCTCGTCCAGGAGGGCAACCTCGGGCTGATCCGCGCGGTGGAGAAGTTCGACTACGCGCGCGGCTACAAGTTCTCCACCTACGCGACCTGGTGGATCCGCCAGGCCATGTCCCGGGCCCTGGCCGACCAGGCCCGGACGATCCGCGTGCCGGTGCATGTCGTCGAGCTGATCAACCGGGTGGTGCGGGTGCAGCGCCGGATGCTCCAGGAGCGCGGGTACGAGCCCGCGGCCGAGGAGGTCGCGGCCCAGTTGGACCTGACCGAGGAGCGCGTGACCGAGGTACTGCGGCTCGCCCAGGAACCCGTCTCGCTGCACGCGCCGGTCGGCGAGGAGGAGGACGTCAACCTCGGCGACCTGATCGAGGACGGGGACGCACTGTCCCCGGTGGAGTCGGCCGCATTCCTGCTGCTGCGTGAACACCTGGAGGCGGTGCTCTCCACGCTCGGTGAGCGCGAACGCAAGGTCGTGCAGCTCCGGTACGGGCTGATCGACGGCAGGCCCCGCACGTTGGAGGAGATCGGCCGGCTCTTCGGCGTCACCCGGGAACGGATACGGCAGATCGAGTCCAAGACCCTCACCAAGCTGCGGGACCACGCCTTCGCGGACCAACTGCGGGGCTATCTCGACTGA